The DNA region ATATCATTTGTTATTAATAGCTGAGATTTTTCATTTATCGGTATATCTTTATTTTTCCCAATTTGTTTAATCGTCGCTGTTCCAGCGAATAACAATAGTTTAGTGTTACAATTTTTATTTCGACAGTTTTTATCTGCTGAATCTGGATTGATTAATTCCGTAAATAGAACTGTATTATTTATTTTTGCCTGTGTATTTGGTGTCATTAGAGTTATTAAATCATTCTGTTCTTCCGCTGAAATATTCGTTAGGACTTTTCCTGAAAAAATGGAGATGTTACTAGCAGTATCACCCTCAGTTGTCAAAAGATTTGTAATAGAGATTTCTGAATTACGAAATACCTTAACACTATGATTCAATCCGAGCATTAACTCTGCTGAACCATTATTAGTTTGAATTAAGTCTTCTTTTTCTAGTTCTAAGTTATCTGTAAGTTTAACTTCTATATTATTCCGAATTATTTTTACATCTCCCTCCCACCAAGTAAGTTTTAGAAACAACATTTCAGGTCCTTTTTTTTCAAGTTCCGAAATTGGTTTCTCTTTATTTTTTAAAAAATTACAATAAGATAATAATAAAATACTGATAGAAATAATTAATTTCATATTTTCCTCTAACGGATTTCAGCATATTTGTTTCGGGATTATTAATACAATAAAAAAAGTTTTTGAATTCATTCTAGTTTATGTTTTTAAGAAAAAAGTTAGATTAGAATTGACATAAAAATAAGTTACTTAAATAAATAAAGTCACTACACAATCAGTAAATTGATAAGTATTAAGATAAGTAGAATGAAAGAAATTAGAATATTAGATAAAACTAATCAATCAATAAATTCAATAGTCTACAGCGTCATGCACACCGCTAGGTGCCACCATCAAGTCCACGCTTGGCTCACCCGAACTCAATCATTTCTTTTTAAGAAAGAAATGATAATAGCGATAGCGTAAGGTGAGTTAGTAAAAACATCTATCTTATGAATATCATTAATTCCTATGGAAAAAATACGATTGCACAATTTCTGACTCAAAGTGATTACTTGGGGAATCGGACAAGTTAGGAGAAATATAATTATGAAAATCGAATTAAAACGAATTGGTGAGCCATACCATTTTGAATTGGCAAATCAAAATGGTAACACAGTTCATATTGATGCATCTCCGCAGATAGGAGGAACAGAAAAAGGTGTTCGTCCAATGGAGTTGTTACTTATGAGTTTAGCGGGGTGCATCAGTATTGATGTAATTAATATTTTACGCAAACAGAGATTCTCTATATTGGATTACCGAGTGTCAGTAGACGGTGATCGAGAGACTGGAAAGGATGCCAATTTAT from Leptospiraceae bacterium includes:
- a CDS encoding OsmC family protein, with translation MKIELKRIGEPYHFELANQNGNTVHIDASPQIGGTEKGVRPMELLLMSLAGCISIDVINILRKQRFSILDYRVSVDGDRETGKDANLFTDIVINFFLKGDVEEDKLIRAIELSLEKYCSVAKTLEKTANISYKYNIES